In a single window of the Panthera leo isolate Ple1 chromosome A1, P.leo_Ple1_pat1.1, whole genome shotgun sequence genome:
- the LOC122198547 gene encoding uncharacterized protein LOC122198547 yields MVWTKLSHTGGEKSKAWTEDLFVMIWAKTLVIRTSVPKSLPMIHDSRTSFHGGHGLGAPRNHFPSDVTESKHQASHKSGSQKLKVVCTHYLEEITGIRVFTKEELPGHKPGSSGHNTALGKMYLCEEGPAQVKHGHEASSTMELPGGGTGCAGSVLSGNQLYKYTRSSICVCEHLEGNQVSIRKAVQVDKASSSSFSCSRISKG; encoded by the exons ATGGTCTGGACAAAGCTAAGTCATACAGGAGGAGAGAAATCGAAGGCCTGGACGGAAG ACTTGTTTGTGATGATCTGGGCAAAAACGTTGGTCATCAGAACCTCGGTTCCAAAATCATTGCCTATGATTCATGACAG CAGAACCAGTTTTCATGGAGGGCATGGACTGGGGGCCCCAAG GAACCACTTTCCATCAGATGTTACAGAAAGCAAACATCAGGCTTCTCACAAATCTGGATCACAGAAGCTCAAAGTGGTTTGCACACATTACTTAGAAGAGATCACTGGCATTAGGGTTTTCACCAAGGAGGAACTGCCAGGCCACAAACCAGGAAGCTCGGGACACAACACCGCTCTTGGAAAGATGTATTTGTGCGAAGAGGGGCCTGCACAAGTGAAACATGGGCATGAAGCCAGCAGCACCATGGAATTGCCTGGGGGTGGTACAGGATGTGCTGGGAGTGTGCTGAGTGGAAACcagttatataaatatacaagatCAAGTATATGTGTTTGTGAACATTTAGAGGGGAACCAAGTCAGCATAAGGAAAGCAGTGCAGGTAGACAaagcctcttcttcctccttctcatgTTCACGCATCAGCAAGGGCTAG